TTCAATCGTTACTACGACTGGGCGCAGATGGAACAGGCGCTGCGCACGCTGGAAAAAGCTTATCCGAAATTTCTGAAATTGCGCTCCATCGGAAAATCCTACATGGGCAGAGAAATGTGGTACATGACCATCAACAACCCTGACACCGGGGACGAGATGGACAAGGTTGCTATGTACATCGACGCCAACATTCATGGCAACGAAATTCAGGGCGGCGAGGTTTGTCTGTACACAATCTGGTATTTGATGGAAAATTACAACTACAACCCGGACGTGAAAAAATTAGTCGACGAGCGCGTTTTTTACATTTTCCCGTCTGTAAATCCGGACGGCAGAGACTACTGGCTGCACACCGGCGGCTCGGCGCGCTCGCGACAATTTCCTTACGATAATGACAACGACGGCCTTTACGACGAAGATGGCCCCGAAGACCTGGATGGCGACGGAGAAATCGGCTCCATGTTCATCAAAGTCAAGCCCGGCGAAGGAACCTATCGCCTGAACGACAAGGGCGACGGACTGGTGCCCATCAAGAAAAATATCGAAGGGAAACCGGACGAAGTCGGCGATTACAAATATGTTGGCAGCGAAGGCATCGACAACGACGGCGACGGCAGAATTAACGAGGATGGCCCCGGAGGAACCGACCCGAATCGGGATTTTGGCTCCTACTGGCAGCCGAAAAATATTCAGGGCGGCGCCGGCGATTATCCGTTTACCTGGGTGGAATCGCAGCACACAAGAGATTTTCTCTACGCGCATCCCAATATTGCCGCAGGGCAAGCGTTTCACAATTCCGGCGGAATGATATTGCGCAGTCCGGGCGCCGCATTGCACGGTGAGTACAAAAGCGCGGACCTCGCTGTGTACGACGCCATTGGCAAAGAAGGCGAAAAAATACTTGAAGGTTATCGCTATATCGTCATCTGGAGCGGCTTGTACACAGTTTGGGGCGGATTCACCGATTTCATGCATGACCTGCTTGGAATTTACACCTTTTCCAATGAATTATGGACTTCTCGCTCCGATTTGAACCACGACAAAAAGATTTCCGACGACGAAAGGAAATTCTTCAACCGTTTTATCGACTGGAATAACACGGTAGTTCCCATGCATGAAATCGATCACCCGACATTGGGAAAAGTCATCATCAACAAAGATGAAACAAAACTGAGCGGACGCGTTCCGCCGGCATGGCTCCTGGAAGAGCTCTGTCACAGGAACATGGCGTTTTGTTTGTATCATGCTTACAACATGCCGCTGCCCAAAATTAAAAAAGTTGAAAAGAAAAAAATTGCCGGCAATCTGACAAAACTCAAAGTGACCATTTACAACGAACGTCTTGAACCGACCATGTCCGCTGCGGCGATTGAAAACAAAGTCCAGCGGCCTGATATTTTGTCAATTGACGGCAACGTGAAAGTTCTGGCAGCAGGAAAAAATAAGTCATCTCGTCTGTCGCAAGTCCCGGCGCGCTACCGCCGTTACTTTTTGCGCGCCGAAGATACCGATGTGAATTACATCGACCAAAAAGACCTGAAAAACCTCCGCCTTTACAACGGCATTCCCGGAAAAGCGGAAGTGGAATACGATTTCCTGATCGAAGGAAAAGGGAAAATCAAGGTCAAATTGGATTGCCAGAAAGGCGGGAAAGATGAGAAGGTGATTACATTGTAAATTATTAATTTTTTCGATGTTTGAAAATTTTATTAAA
The nucleotide sequence above comes from Calditrichota bacterium. Encoded proteins:
- a CDS encoding peptidase M14, with the translated sequence MKVHFNKKLTITIFVFLFISVAYSLSIAQTYFPRTWKSRKVNLQFNRYYDWAQMEQALRTLEKAYPKFLKLRSIGKSYMGREMWYMTINNPDTGDEMDKVAMYIDANIHGNEIQGGEVCLYTIWYLMENYNYNPDVKKLVDERVFYIFPSVNPDGRDYWLHTGGSARSRQFPYDNDNDGLYDEDGPEDLDGDGEIGSMFIKVKPGEGTYRLNDKGDGLVPIKKNIEGKPDEVGDYKYVGSEGIDNDGDGRINEDGPGGTDPNRDFGSYWQPKNIQGGAGDYPFTWVESQHTRDFLYAHPNIAAGQAFHNSGGMILRSPGAALHGEYKSADLAVYDAIGKEGEKILEGYRYIVIWSGLYTVWGGFTDFMHDLLGIYTFSNELWTSRSDLNHDKKISDDERKFFNRFIDWNNTVVPMHEIDHPTLGKVIINKDETKLSGRVPPAWLLEELCHRNMAFCLYHAYNMPLPKIKKVEKKKIAGNLTKLKVTIYNERLEPTMSAAAIENKVQRPDILSIDGNVKVLAAGKNKSSRLSQVPARYRRYFLRAEDTDVNYIDQKDLKNLRLYNGIPGKAEVEYDFLIEGKGKIKVKLDCQKGGKDEKVITL